CCTCCGTTACCATTTTGGTTAATAAAGACATTAGGTAATCTTGGCATAAAGTTTTCTTCAATTGCTGCAAAGCACAGTAAGGATATGGATGAACATTCTAAAAAATATTTAGCTAAAATAGATGATATTGATTTAGGGGAAATTTTAGATGCTCTAAAAGAACATGGTCCTTGTGACATCGTAGATGTAATAAGTGAAGATGCAGTTGTAAAAATATCAACCTTATAGAAAGGAGTGAAGAAAATGAAAAAAGAAGCAATAGGTAGATGTCCAGTATGTAATCACGAAATGGAAGTTACTAAACTTCATTGTAACTATTGTGATACCTCATTAGAAGGGAGATTTAATCTATGTAAGTTCTGTAAATTAAATGATGAGCAAAAACATTTTGTAGAAGTTTTCATTAAAAACAGAGGAAATATAAAAGAAATAGAGAAAGAGCTAGGAATTTCTTATCCTACTGTTAGAAACAAATTAGAAAATGTTATAGAGGCATTAGGATATACTGCAAAGTATTCACCTAAAGTTGACAGAAAAGAGATTTTAGCTAAGTTAAGTGCTGGAGAAATCAGTGCTGAAGAAGCGGTTAAACTGCTTAAAGAATAATTTAGGGGGGTATTGGTGTGTATGAAGAAGAAAGAATGATGATATTAAATATGCTCCAAGAAGAAAAGATATCAAGTGAAGAAGCCGCAAAGCTACTAGATGCCTTAGATGAAAGTGAAACAAAAGAAACAAATGAATTAATAAATACTGCTGTTAACAAAACTGATAATATGAGCAACAAAAAAAATAACACTCAGCAAAATTCACAAAGCTTTGAGCAAAAAATAGAATCCATTGTAGATAAGATAGAAAATAAAACTGAAAATCTAGGTAGTAAAATGGAGAAGCTTGGAGTAGATTTAGCCGAAAGTACAACTTCTATAGCTGAAAGAATAGTAGATTTAGTTAACAATATTAATTTTGACGGTTTAACCTTCGGAAATTATAAAACTGTTACTGAAACTCTAGAAAAAGACATTAGTAACATTGCTAACCCAGCTTTCGAATTTATAGGAGTTAATGGAAAAGTCAGTATATCTTCTTGGAATAAAAATAAGGTTTTTGTGAAGGCTACATGTCAAATAAAAGGAAATAAGCTAGAAAATCTCTCAGAAATTTATGAAATAGTAGAAAATGATGATATTATTTCATTTAGACCGAAATATAATAACTTAGGTGCGAAGTTAGAAGTATTTGTACCTCAAAAAGAGTATAGAAAAATTAATGTTCTTACTACAAATGGTAAAATTATTTTAGAAGGTATAAACACTAAAAATATTTTATGCGATACAACTAATTCATCTATTTTTCTTACAAATGTAAAAAGCCAAGATATCAATCTCTTTACTAAAAATGGAAAAATATCATTACAAAATGCCGAAGGGGATAATGCTGTATTATCTACTTCTAATAACTACATCTTGGTAGAACGCTGCAATATTAAATCAATAAAAGCTACAACATCAAATGGCTCTATTAAAGGATATAGCATTCCAACTAATTATTCTCAATATTTGGAATTAACTACTTCTAACGGTAAAATTGATATATCTTTTACTGATACTAAAGCAAATTTTGTGGTAGATGCAAAGACCTCAATGGGAAACATTAAAGTTGGATTTCCTTTAATATACGAAGTTAATGACCAAAATAACTTAGGAAGAAAAAGAATAACGGGGTATAGTAAAGATAATAGCGATAAATATATAAGAATAAAAGCTTCTACTTCAAATGGCTCAATTAATATTAATTAAACAGGGGGTTTTATAAAATGACTAATAATTTAAAAGAAGAAAGATTAGAGATTATTAAAATGATTCAAGATGGGAAAATTACTGCAGAACAGGGAGCTGACCTTTTAAGTGCATTAGAGGAAAAGAAATCAGAAGTTATTAATACAAATGCCAAGTGGATAAAAGTAAGAGTTTATGACCCAGAAGATAATACAAAAGTAAAAGTTAATTTACCAATTGCATTAGTAGACGTCGGATTAAAATTTGCCACAAAATTCTCACCTGAGCTTAAGGACTCCCACTTTGAAGACATTGACTTGAATGAAATTATAGAAGCAATAAAAAATGGTGCTGAAGGTAAAATAGTAGATGTTGAAAGTGAAGATGGAGAAAAAGTAGAAGTATTCGTAGAGTAAAAAGCTGAAAGCGGCCTATATAGGCCGCTTTCAGCTTTGTACAAAACAATAATAAAATATATTTAAGTTATGATTCATTTATTTCAATTTTTAAATTATATGTTTTCTCATACATCATCTCTTGCACGTCTTTTATATGTCTTATCTCCTGCTATTATATATTATCCTAACCCCAGCTATTACTAATAATAATGGCCAAATATATGATACTATTCTCCAAAAGTCATTACTGATTATATTCTCTGATATTAAGAAAAATATAACTGATATTACAGCTAATACTGAAGCCGGTATAAGAGGCCAACTAACATTTTGCTTCCTAAATTCAAGTAAATATACAACAAAGAATGAAAGCGCTATCAATAGAAAAAATACCCATAATAAATCTGAATCATACATATCTTGTATTAATACAAAAGTTCCTATGGCTGGCAATATGCATCCTGGATATATAAACCCCTTTATATTTTTTACAAAATATATTACCAAAAACGCCATACCTAATGCCCATAAAAATAGAGGTCCACTTAAATCTGTTGTTGTAAAGCTAAATTCATTCGCAATAGAGCCTATTCCTAACGCAATTAATATTAGTCCAGAAACTAAATATCCTGTAATCTTTTTATTAGAATATCCTATTAAAAAAGCCACTCCAACCGCTGCTAATACTACTCCCTTAGGTAACAGGTTAGTATTTAACAATAACACCCCTATCCCTATTAAAATTAAAATCAATCCTAAGACTTTATCATTTTTACCAGGCATAAAATCCCTCCCTTTAAATTATAAACCCCTTTCCACTTAAGTAATTAATTATGACATTTTGAGTATAAAAATAACTACCCAAAGTTGATTCGTAGGTTCCAGTAGCAATAAAACCCTCTGGAAACATGGATATTACTGGAGTTAATATTGCAAATATTATATAGATTATAAGTACCCCTTTAATTAATCCAAAAGCAAACCCTGTAAGTCTATTAAAAGTTCTTAATATTGGTAATTTAGCTATGCTATCTACAACATGTACTACTATAGCAAGTAAAATTTTAGCAGCTAAAAATACAATAATAATACTTATAATAGTTACAAATATATAGGTGAACTCATTAGCTAGTGCTTGACCTATAGACTTAGTTATTTCTCCTGTATGTAAATTAATATTATTGCCCAAACTTTCTTTTATTGGAGCTGGTAGCTTAAACCCATTTATTATTAAATCTTTATCCAATCCATTCTCATTTCCTTCCATTATCTTGAATACTCTTTCATATATAAAACTCTCTATTCTGTTTATAAAATTAGTATTTTTATATATATACCCAACTAAAACTGGATAGTACAACTTTGCAATGTATGCCGCTATAAAAAAACCCACTAAATTAAATAACGATATTATAAACCCTTTGACTAACCCCCTTAAACTACTAGTTACTAATATAATAATCACTATTAGATCTACCCAATTCAATGATGTCACCTACCTCTATTTAGCATTTCGGTTTACTATATAGCCTACTTTTACCCCACTATCTGTAAATAATAAAACTTTTTTATTAGCCATACTAAAGTATTCTATATTGTTATTTGTACTATATTCTACAAATTTATCATTCCCTGATATACCAATTACGTTATTTTTACCTACTAAAAATATATGTTTTTTATATGAATATATAGTTTGTAATTCTTCTTTTATTTCTATATTATCCTCTGTTCTCCCCTTTAAAGAAACTACTTCTAATAAATCAGTTCCTTGGTTTGTTAACAAATATATCTTATTGTTATAAATTTTTATATCTTTTATTTTTCCTGAAATATCTCTACTCCATAGTAACTTCTTATTCTTGTTAAAAAGACTTATTTTCTTATCAGAAACAATTATTATATCTTCTCCTATAAAATCTATATATTGTAGAATTTCATTTTCAAAACTTTCTTGCCATAAAAGATTACCACTAGGTGAATACAGTAATAACTTACTTTTAATAATATTGTCACTTGTATCTAATGCAGTAAGCGCCAATGTTTTTTCATTATTAGATATATTTCCATATATAAAATTCCCTTCATTTGATACTAAATTAGATACTAATTCACCCTTTTCATTTACTACATTAACTTGATTTAGGTCATTACTTGGTTTGAGTAAAACAAACAGATTTCCTTTTTGCTCAAATATTTGAGTAATGGACTGTTTAGGTTCGTATTTCCATACAACTTGTCCATTTTCGTTCAATGCAGTTATTTCACCTGATACTGTATTACCCATATATATTTTTTCATTTCCTATATGAACTAAAAACTTTTCATAAGGTATAGGTTTTTCCCATTTCTTGTTTCCATTAATATCATATGAAATCAGATTACTATTATTTTGTTGTATTATATTATCTTTAAATATTTTTACTTTGATGTTGTTATTACAATTTATATTTATTTTCTCTTCTATGCTAATTGTTTTATTTTTTTGGCTTAAAAACTCAATTATATTGTTCCTAAATGTAGTACTAGATAAAGCTATACTTACTATGATAAACAATAAAATAAATCTTCCTATTTTCTTGTTATTTTTATTTTCTGTTCTTCTTTTAGTATTCTGTTTCACCTTTTTTCCTCCTTATTTTTATAATTCGCCTATAATGTATAAAATCCTTCTTAAATATTCATGAGTAGTAAACGATTAAAAAATATTTTTCCCTTTTCTGTATATTAAACTTCCAAAAACAAGGACTAACATTATAAATCCTAAATA
The window above is part of the Caldisalinibacter kiritimatiensis genome. Proteins encoded here:
- a CDS encoding DUF5711 family protein; the encoded protein is MKQNTKRRTENKNNKKIGRFILLFIIVSIALSSTTFRNNIIEFLSQKNKTISIEEKININCNNNIKVKIFKDNIIQQNNSNLISYDINGNKKWEKPIPYEKFLVHIGNEKIYMGNTVSGEITALNENGQVVWKYEPKQSITQIFEQKGNLFVLLKPSNDLNQVNVVNEKGELVSNLVSNEGNFIYGNISNNEKTLALTALDTSDNIIKSKLLLYSPSGNLLWQESFENEILQYIDFIGEDIIIVSDKKISLFNKNKKLLWSRDISGKIKDIKIYNNKIYLLTNQGTDLLEVVSLKGRTEDNIEIKEELQTIYSYKKHIFLVGKNNVIGISGNDKFVEYSTNNNIEYFSMANKKVLLFTDSGVKVGYIVNRNAK
- a CDS encoding DUF2089 domain-containing protein: MKKEAIGRCPVCNHEMEVTKLHCNYCDTSLEGRFNLCKFCKLNDEQKHFVEVFIKNRGNIKEIEKELGISYPTVRNKLENVIEALGYTAKYSPKVDRKEILAKLSAGEISAEEAVKLLKE
- a CDS encoding DUF4097 family beta strand repeat-containing protein, with translation MYEEERMMILNMLQEEKISSEEAAKLLDALDESETKETNELINTAVNKTDNMSNKKNNTQQNSQSFEQKIESIVDKIENKTENLGSKMEKLGVDLAESTTSIAERIVDLVNNINFDGLTFGNYKTVTETLEKDISNIANPAFEFIGVNGKVSISSWNKNKVFVKATCQIKGNKLENLSEIYEIVENDDIISFRPKYNNLGAKLEVFVPQKEYRKINVLTTNGKIILEGINTKNILCDTTNSSIFLTNVKSQDINLFTKNGKISLQNAEGDNAVLSTSNNYILVERCNIKSIKATTSNGSIKGYSIPTNYSQYLELTTSNGKIDISFTDTKANFVVDAKTSMGNIKVGFPLIYEVNDQNNLGRKRITGYSKDNSDKYIRIKASTSNGSININ
- a CDS encoding SHOCT-like domain-containing protein; protein product: MTNNLKEERLEIIKMIQDGKITAEQGADLLSALEEKKSEVINTNAKWIKVRVYDPEDNTKVKVNLPIALVDVGLKFATKFSPELKDSHFEDIDLNEIIEAIKNGAEGKIVDVESEDGEKVEVFVE
- a CDS encoding CvpA family protein yields the protein MNWVDLIVIIILVTSSLRGLVKGFIISLFNLVGFFIAAYIAKLYYPVLVGYIYKNTNFINRIESFIYERVFKIMEGNENGLDKDLIINGFKLPAPIKESLGNNINLHTGEITKSIGQALANEFTYIFVTIISIIIVFLAAKILLAIVVHVVDSIAKLPILRTFNRLTGFAFGLIKGVLIIYIIFAILTPVISMFPEGFIATGTYESTLGSYFYTQNVIINYLSGKGFII